The following is a genomic window from Saccopteryx bilineata isolate mSacBil1 chromosome 4, mSacBil1_pri_phased_curated, whole genome shotgun sequence.
CAAAAAACAGATGTGGAATTGAATTGGTCATTTGAAAAGCTGTTTATTAAAGTGTTAATGCATTATTATAGGAAGCATGGAAGCCAGGAATCTTTGGAGGAGGGTCCCTACACGCTTTACAACTCTAGCTAAATCATCTCCATACTGAATCCTGTGTGcccgggaggtgggggggggggggagtatgcTTAATATGAAGACACTGAGCCCTTGCACTCTAACACACCACTAAtggagggtaaaatacctctttCTCTGCACGGAGGGCATTTGGTAAGATGCACGTACCAGTTGATCAAGCCATTCAGGTTCTAAGAACCTTTCCTACAAAGGTGCTCACACAATCTGCAAGGCCATGTGTATAGTCTGAAAAGCTTTAACTTGGAACTGATGTTCAAAGCTGGGTCCACACACCGCAAGAATGCACACCGTGACCCATTGAGATGGGGGCAGAAATTTTTCAAtgacttatatttattttttatctaaataaaagatagaaatcaagcttttctaatatttaatattacagTGACTCCACCTTCATTCAGCCAGTAACACTGAGTCGGGTGGCCACTGAATTCCAGGGCATTCTGACGGAAAGACAAGTTCAACCCACGGTGGTAACGATTCCCATTTCACTTATTGATTTGTTTTCAGCATATGGTTACTCTTGTAGTTTGCACGTGCCCAGCTGAGTGGATTTGGAGGCAATTCCCTCGTATGTGTGTCAGTAAATGCGTAAACAACCTCAGCCGTTTCAGCACGTGACCCTCACTCTTCCAGGGAGGCCCTGGCGGAAGGAGCAGACCGCGGACCTGCAGCGGGTGCTCAGGCACCTGGACGGCGAGATCCCACTGGTCCTGGTCAGCGGCAACCACGACTTGGGCGACGCCCCCACCCCCGAGTCCGTCGCGGAGTTCCAGCAGACTTGGGGAGACGACTATTTCAGCTTCTGGGTCGGGGGCGTCCTGTTCCTCGTCCTCAACTCCCAGCTGCTGTACGATGCCTCCCGGTGCCCTGCCTTGAAGCAGGCCCAGGACCAGTGGCTGGACCAGCAGCTGAGCCTCGCGGGGCAGCGGAAGTGCCAGCACGCCGTGGTCTTCCAGCACATCCCCCTGTTCCTCCAGAGCATCGACGAGGAAGACGACTACTTCAACCTCACCAAGGCCGTGCGGAAGGAGATGGCGGACAAGTTCATCAGAGCAGGTAGCAGGGGCACCCCGGGTGTCTGGGCGGGAGGGTGGTCTGAAGAGGAGGCTTCCAGAGCCTTCTGCCCCTCTGCAGCCTGgcaaaggggggaggggatggtgCTTCAGGCAGCAGCGCGTCTCTGATACTAATCCTGTCACTCACTGGCTGTGAGACCTTGGACCAGCAGCCTAGCCCTtccgagcctcagtttgctctctgtaaaataggaatagcAGAAGTAGCTGTCACGGGCTGGTTGTGAGGACTGAAGGAGAAGAGGCTGTAAGCATTAGAGTAGCCCCAGCCCACATGTGCTGAAGTGTGGTTGCTGCTCACAGCTGAGGATGGGGCCCTGCAGGGTGGGGGCCCCAGGGGGCAGGGTCAGAGTGTGACTTCTGTGCCCGGAAAAGAGAAGATGCCCGGGGCACCTTTTCTCAGTTCTCTGAGAGGCCGGAACTTACCCAAGGGCAGATGGTCTTTAAGAGCCAAGCAGACACTCGTTTAGGTGTACCCTGGGCaaccctggggggaggggtgctcatCGTCTGTCCTTCAGAGAGGACCGGGAGAGAGAGACGCACTTGCTGTGATCTTacattaaacattcttttttttttttttttttttaattttttttggtggggggtatttttctgaagttggaaacggggaggcagtcagacagactcccgcatgcgccggaccgggatccacacggcatgcccaccagggggcgatgctctgcccctctggggcgtcgctctgttgcatccagagccattctagtacctgaggcagaggccacagagccatcctcgctccaatggagccttggctgcgggaggggaagagagagacagagaggaaggagagggggaggggtagagaagcagatggacgcttctcctgtgtgccctggccgggaatcgaactcgggactcctgcacaccaggccaacgctctaccactgagccaaccggccagggcacattaaACATTCTTAACTGGTCACGCATCTGCACGTGCGCACATGCTCACACAAAGTGAAGATGCCCTTTGTAGAGATCTCAGCTTCTGATGGTCTCCGTGCGGCACTAGCAACCTTTCCACTCCTGGTAGTGCCTGCAGCTTCCTAACAACAGATGCTGTGATCTGAGCCGACCCCTGAGGGACCAGTGACTTGGCAGGTTTTCTGTTTTGACAACTGTTGTATCTCTTGGTTTGTACTCAGTGACCCCTTTTAGATCTTTCCAGAGTGCACTTCATCAGACTTCTGTAAAATTTAATTCGTTtgttggggggaaggagagggaggtagCCTAGCCAAGCAGCAATCAttcattagaattttaaaaactcctGACATTCTTCTCTTTATCTTTGAGCATTAAATGGGTTCATACTCACTTGTGAAAAGTACAATAGGCCCTTCTGTATTTTTGAGGCACTTTACAAAAAGCTGGCATAATTGGAGGCATTTTCTAACTGTTCCACGGAGATCAAGTTAGAAAACTCCTATTGAAAACCTTGAAATTCTGTGCCCTGCTTGCGTTGTGATGACAAGGAAATAAAGTGTCAAGATGGCATCAGCACCAGCATGGAGACTGTGTTGTGACAGACAGGACTGTCAGAGGGGACATTCAATGCCTCTGAAGTGATTCCTTTCATATCAATGTTAAATGATGCAAATGCCATCCCCACGGCTGGCTGCTCTTTGTTCTCCGTTCTTGTCAATCACAGTCTTGAGCTAGTGGCGTGTGGTTCCGGGTTTCCCACGGTAGGATGGAGCACAGGCCCACCAcgagcaccccccaccccacccccgccgctGATATTAAGACCTGTGGATACTTgtagatcagacgagatcgggcgcgttcagggtggtatggccgtagacagatACTTGTAGAGAGAGAGCCCACAGCTCTACTGGGGCTTCCTCGGAGAAGCCTGCTGCCCACCCACCAGGAACTCCAGAGGGTGGCGGCGTTTCTGGGATATCAGATATCAGGCCTCCTGGCAGGCCTGCAGCCTGCACGCTCAGGAAGGATCTGTTGTCACGCCCAGAGCTGGTCTGTGTCTTGGAGGCGGACTCCACTTGCCCTGGCTCACCAAAACTCATATCCACCACCGGAATGCCAAGTAAATAATTTAGGGCAGGACCGAAACCCTCTGCTCAGCCCCAGCAGCGCAGTCTCTTCCCAAAGGCAGAGTGACGTGGGACACCAAATTATAATCAGGCGGTTCTTTGCTAGGCACGGGACAGCGCAGGGAGCTAGATTTCTTATTCCACTCTGACTGGCTTCAGGCTctggaaccctgatgggctgtctCCAGGAGGGCCTCCTGGCCCGGGAAGACGCTGATATGTCCTGTGCCTTTAATTCTGCCTCCTCAGTATCTCTCCAGGCTGTCCCCTCCTGTAGGCCGCCATTGTGTCTCATCTGGGACATCACGTCAGCtctaagctggtgaccctgcccCTTCTTCCCCATTCCAATCCACCTTCCCCTAGCAGCCAGAGGGGCATGGAGCCCCACAGCCTCCACCCATCTGAGCCCCTCACCCCAGGATAAGACCAGCCCCTCACCCTTCCCTATCATCGCTGCCTCATCCACTGCACCTGGCCAACACCTGCTCGACTCTGACACCGTCAGTGTGAGATGCCCCCGGCCCACCCCACCGCTCAGCCTCCCTGGATCCCAGAGGATTTGTACGTCTTGACTTGCCTGAATCCCCCACTGGACTCAGCTCCTTAAACACAGAGACACTGTCTGGTCACCCCTGTGTTCAGGAGCCTGACTCGGGTCCCAGCGCGTGATAAAGCCCTCATCGACGTTTGCGGATGAAGGAAGGACTGAAACCGACTCCCTCAGGCACCGACCGCCAACAGCTCGTCTGTTTGGCACCGTTGTAAGCCAGGCACAGAGCACAGCAAGGCCATGCTTTTCAGAGCTCCAGACACAGCCCTTCTGTGGGGCGTCCGGCTCTCGGCACACGTCACACGGCCTCCACGGCCCTTGTGCCTCCTTCTGCTCCGACCCACATGCTGGCTCTCCGGGTTCACTGAGCAGTCAGTGTTTCTCTTTACAGTTCCCTCAACCTTCCCACCAGGCATCACCTTCGTGTCTGAGAAGGGGTCCTCTTCTTGGCTGCTGGCCTTAGGATCTCCACCTAGACCAGCTTGCAAAGGAAACCAGAGCGATGGGTGCCCTTCCTGCAGTCAGCTGCCAGTTTTAGTGGCTTAACCAAACCAAGCCCTTTGCTCAACAGCCTTTCAAACAGAGCAAACCACGGGCACCACCAGGAAGAGATCGGATCAGGTGTGGACGCGACTCAGGCAGACTGCGTGACCTGCGTGGTCTGGGAGCGCAGGCGGGTGGGCGGTCACGAGGAAGGTCTGCACCTGGGACTCAGCAATGCAGGAGGTTACCCGGCAATGTGACTTGAACTCATTTTGGAAAGCCTGAAGTTCGAATGACATTCTGTAAACTTAATTAACTTAAAGACCACGATAAAATTGGGGACGATGGTGGCAGATGGTATTCAGTACTGCCTCAGCTTCTCCCCACGGCCACATCCCTCCCTAATACTGTTTCAGTGTCACTTATCTCCCCGCGTTAAAATGCCAGCGCTCAAAAACATGTCAAAAGCTCATCCCAATATCCAGGGTAGCTTTTAATTATGATAATTGTGTTGttataaaatatccttttaaaGAGCACATCCCTCCTCAAACCACCTTGGAGGTAAAACCCAGTTTCCTTCCAGCAAGCTTAATGAATAATTCTGAGTCATTGtgtgggatgaataaatgattTAATCGAGAACATCAACAATCATCTCCCATTGTGGCATTAATTTCTAAATGggacgaggaagaggaggaggagggtgctaCTATGTAACAGGCTGCGGGAGTGTGGGGATGCGGTCTCACGCCAAAGCTGCACAGCTCAGGTTTCCCTAGAAACAGATgtgttctgtttctctttctgaagcTCAATAAAAAAACCCTTCTTTGTATGCTAGAAGACGTTGTCAATAGCCCGTACAAATAAACAGTTACAGGGCAGGGACAGATGCACAGACGCGCAGCGGCCCCCGCCCgatcctctgtcttcttttcggCTCTGCCTGCAGACAGTCCATTTCATCACATCCAAGGGACGTCGAAACTGGTTTTCCCCTTAACTCACCTGACACCTGGCTGgagttgcagagacagagagcagatgaTGAAATCTTGGTTGAACCAGGCATTGTCTCTGTTACTCGTGCCTTTTCAGCAGGTTCATATGTGGCCCAGCTAATGTGGAGTCCAGTAGAAAAACCTCAGTCTTAAAAGACAACAGTCTCACTCTTTAGCTGTTGGCCTTGATGTCTCAATCCCTTTTCTTCGTCCCTCTCTGAGCAGAGAGTTtaataggggtccccaaactttttacacagggggccagttcactgtccctcagaccgttggagggccgccacatacagtgctcctcttactgaccaccaatgaaagaggtgccccttccagaagtgcggcgggggccggataaatggcctcagggggctgcatgcagcctgcaggccgtagtttggggacacctggtttAGAACTTGCAGTAGAGAGCCCAGAGCGAATTTGGCAAGAGAATTTGGCAATTATGAAAAATCCCAATAAATTGGCCTGTCCTGCAAAAAGTTAATGAGTAAGTTCACAGAATTCTAGTTTGGTCTTTAgtatttatgctttttaaaaaaccaaagagAGATGTCTTAGCCCAAGGTTATGGTTTTAGAATTTCTaagttttagaaaacaaaaaggtTAGGTTTTCAGGGTTCActttataggaaaaataaaacatcaaatcgTACTCTAACATTTTAGGGCATTgtactgaaattattttatatcctgGTTTTTCTCAGGAAATGAGATCCCTCCTTTATTCACCTTTGTAAGCCCGGCCCCTAGCCAAGGTGGTCGCATAATAGCCCGTCACCAAACAAATATTAAGTGGAATTGATTTAAACTTGATACAAATCTATTTATCAGCAGAATCACAGGTAACGCCCATATTACCTGTGCATTGGTGTTTACCAGCTGACTTTTGGATGGGAAATGCGTTACCTAGAGCAGGAGTGAGCAAGCTTGCAAACTTTTTGTGCGGAGGGTCAGAAATGTTGGACTACAGCCTCCGCAGCCACTACTCAGCTCTGCCTGTGCAGCACGGATGCAGCCACAGAGGGTGCGTAAGCAGTGGGCGTGGCTGTGTGCAGGAAACTCTATGTACAGAAACAGGTGGTGGGCTGGCAGACCACAGCTTCCTCACCCTTGGTGTAGAGAAATGTTCCCTTTACAGTGTGACGCTCTTGCTCTCCACACTGTCCACACACTGTGCATGAATGAGTCCAATTCCAGGCTGTTTCTGGTGACTTCCCTGTGACAGCCTGACTGACTGCCCAGAACGAAGCGCAGGTTCCTGAGTGGAGGCTGTGCCTGGCTGAGGCACGTTCCATCGGAGGACCGTGACGTTACTGGAAGTGGAAGGGTGTATATGGACAATCTAACACTTgagtgtttattgcagcatgaatgaggaaa
Proteins encoded in this region:
- the CPPED1 gene encoding serine/threonine-protein phosphatase CPPED1 isoform X2 — protein: MKAWATGDCDNGGDEWGQEIRLTEQAVQAVNRLSPKPRFFVLCGDLVHAMPGRPWRKEQTADLQRVLRHLDGEIPLVLVSGNHDLGDAPTPESVAEFQQTWGDDYFSFWVGGVLFLVLNSQLLYDASRCPALKQAQDQWLDQQLSLAGQRKCQHAVVFQHIPLFLQSIDEEDDYFNLTKAVRKEMADKFIRAGVTAVFSGHYHRNAGGTYRNLDMVVSSAIGCQLGSDSHGLRVVVVTAEKVVHRYYSLEELSKTGIEDDLMDLMKEK